One segment of Panicum virgatum strain AP13 chromosome 3K, P.virgatum_v5, whole genome shotgun sequence DNA contains the following:
- the LOC120700596 gene encoding uncharacterized mitochondrial protein AtMg00810-like: MTDLGDLHHFLEISVTRSTDGLFLSQRQYAVDLLQHADMAECHSTATPVDTRAKLSATDGDPVEDASQYRSLAGALQYLTLTRPDIAYVVQQACLFMHDPREPHLALLNRILHYVKGTMSTVLHIGTGPVDRLTAYSDADWAGCPDSRRSTSGYCVFLGDNLVSWSLYALVFGDPGLL, encoded by the exons ATGACAGATTTGGGAGATCTTCATCACTTCCTCGAGATCTCTGTCACCCGTTCTACTGATGGTCTCTTTTTGTCTCAGCGACAATATGCGGTGGATCTTCTTCAGCATGCTGACATGGCCGAGTGTCACTCTACAGCTACACCTGTTGACACTCGAGCCAAGCTGTCTGCAACAGATGGTGATCCTGTTGAGGATGCCTCGCAGTACCGGAGTCTCGCCGGTGCACTTCAGTACCTCACGCTGACTCGACCCGACATCGCCTACGTTGTTCAGCAGGCGTGTCTcttcatgcatgatccccgCGAGCCTCATCTTGCGCTGCTCAATCGGATCTTGCACTATGTGAAGGGCACAATGTCTACTGTTCTTCACATTGGCACTGGACCAGTGGATCGCCTCACAGCCTACTCTGATGCGGATTGGGCCGGCTGTCCTGATTCCCGACGGTCTACTTCCGGCTACTGTGTCTTCCTCGGCGACAATCTGGTGTCTTG gagcttatatgcccttgtctTCGGCGACCCTGGTCTACTGTGA
- the LOC120701218 gene encoding transcription factor bHLH51-like, producing the protein MGSTAFSRSFRGFTCEIGHGGSEQMAAASACQPFQEGKQHLPLHHSGSALPPVNRGTVLPLRQATSVPPPAAREPPPPPSSGRSATEVRALKVHSEAERRRRERINAHLAALRRMVPDARQMDKATLLARVVCQLKDLKRKAAETRQPLPIPAEANGITVDCYTGAAAGGYGRPETCIRASVSCDDRPGLLADLAGAFRGLRLRPMRADMASLGGRARCEFMLCREEGDVVSAGRVKALEDGVRQALASAAYPESAYGCNYRSRRRRILESHYALGHELGVGDHHGR; encoded by the exons ATGGGATCCACTGCCTTTTCTCGCAGCTTTCGAGGCTTCACTTGCGAGATAGGACACGGCGGTTCAGAACAGATGGCTGCTGCATCTGCATGCCAACCGTTTCAAGAAGGGAAGCAGCACCTGCCACTGCACCATAGCGGTTCTGCTCTTCCTCCAGTGAACAGAGGAACGGTTCTGCCTCTGCGACAGGCCACCTCGGTGCCGCCTCCGGCCGcgcgggagccgccgccgccgccgtcgtcggggaGGAGTGCGACGGAGGTGCGTGCCCTGAAGGTCCACAGCGAGgccgagaggcggcggcgggagaggatCAACGCCCATCTCGCTGCGCTGAGGAGGATGGTCCCTGATGCTAGGCAG ATGGACAAGGCCACCTTGCTGGCCAGGGTGGTTTGCCAGCTGAAGGACCTGAAGAGGAAAGCCGCCGAAACCAGACAGCCGCTGCCCATCCCTGCAGAGGCCAACGGCATCACTGTCGACTGCTacactggcgccgccgccggcggctacGGGAGGCCGGAGACGTGCATCAGGGCCTCCGTCAGCTGCGACGACCGGCCGGGGCTCCTCGCTGACCTCGCCGGAGCGTTCCGTGGTCTGAGGCTGAGGCCGATGAGAGCAGACATGGCCTCCCTCGGAGGCAGGGCACGGTGTGAGTTCATGCTGTGCAGGGAGGAGGGCGATGTGGTGAGCGCCGGCCGCGTGAAGGCTCTGGAGGACGGTGTCAGGCAGGCGCTGGCCAGTGCTGCGTACCCGGAGTCGGCGTACGGATGCAATTATAGGAGCAGGAGGCGGAGGATTTTGGAATCGCATTATGCACTTGGTCATGAACTCGGCGTAGGTGATCACCATGGCCGGTAA